AACTTTTATAGAGGCCTTATTGTCCTCATGAACCTTTGCCCAGACTTTACGGAGGTTGAGATGCCTGAAGGCGTACTCGCAGAGGAGTTTGACGACCTCGGTGCCGTAGCCCTTCCTCCTCTCCTCCGGAGCGAGGTAGTAGAGTATCTCCCCCCACCTTGCTTGCCAGTTAATCCATTTGAAGCCTGATATTCCCACAAGATTTCCGCTTTTGTTTTCGACAACGGCAAAAACAGGCGCCTTATCCTTGTTCTTCTTCAGATCCTCGTACAGCTCTCCCTCCTCTTCTGGAAGTGTGAAATAGGCAGAGTTGAACATGTAACGCATCGTGCTCCTGTCGTTGAACCACTCCCAGCTCTTTTGGAGGTCTTCCTTCAGGAGGATTCCAAGCGATATTTTCTCCCCTCTGAGGATAATGGGTCTCATCGTGAATACCTCCTAAACCCTCTCAACGACCATCACCATCTTCCCCTCTTCCTCCTTAACCCCGAGCGCAACGTCCCTTCCTGAAACCTCGACCCAGCCACGCTCCCACAGTTCTCTCTTCCAGAGGATTTCTCCCTTCGGGTCGAGCTTTATCACCACTGCTTTCCCCTCGACTTCGCCGCTAATTAAGAGGCCGTCTTCGGCTGGCAGGAGTGAAGTCACTGCACCGTTTGGAAGCGTCACCTCCCAGTCTCCGCCCCAGACCCAGAGGGCGCTCCCTTTGTAACCGCCTAAGATTATCTTTCCATCCATTCTGGCGGCAGTCAGGGCTATTTCACCGGCAAGCTCCCTT
This DNA window, taken from Thermococcus sp., encodes the following:
- a CDS encoding GNAT family N-acetyltransferase, with amino-acid sequence MRPIILRGEKISLGILLKEDLQKSWEWFNDRSTMRYMFNSAYFTLPEEEGELYEDLKKNKDKAPVFAVVENKSGNLVGISGFKWINWQARWGEILYYLAPEERRKGYGTEVVKLLCEYAFRHLNLRKVWAKVHEDNKASIKV